AAAAAGATCCACAAGATAGCCGGTCACACCATTTTCAATCATATCCGATGGACCTGCTATGCAGTTGTATGAAATAACAGGCAATCCGGCTGACATGGCCTCACCGATCACATTCGGGAATCCTTCCGAACTGGAGGTGAATGCAAAAATCTTACTTTTAAGAAAATATGTATCAACATCCGATATTTTCCCCGTTAAAATAACCTGCTCCTGCAAACCATTGTCTTCAATCACTTTTTTTAAGCGAGTCATTCCATCTTCTTTATTTGCATTTCCTCCAACGATGACGAGCTTCCAATTTCCCGGGTTTGCATTCCGGAATATGGTTAGTAACCGTTCATGATGTTTCGTAGAGATTAATCGCCCCACAGTTAAGACAATATTCTCTTTGTCGGGTACCTTGCCTTTCTTATCAACCTCACGTACGGGATTACCAATAGTACGTATATTTTTATTATAGCCTTTCTCTCTGTAGATAACCTCTGCTTTTGAAGTTTGTGATATAATTCCCGAAACACCAGGGTATAATATTTTTCTGAGGAGTTCGTGGGGGGTGTTGAGATTTTTAGCAGGGCTGCACCGATCAGAAATAAACAAGGGCACTTTTAACCCTAAAAGTGAGATTATAACAAAACTGTTCCAATATTCACCGAAACTCAATACTACATCAGGATCAACACTTTTAACCCTTTGCCGAAGAAACATTAAAGTTTTCAACGTGTGAAGTGTTCTCCATCTATCACTAAATGTCCAATCTGGCCGATGTATTTGAACACCGTCAGGCACTTCATAAAAAAGTTCTCGTTCTTTTCCGTACAGTACTAAATGTACTTTAGTATCATGCTTTGCAGAAAAAAAGCCAGCAAGTTCACTCATTACACGCTCCATTCCTCCGGATTGCAGTGTTGGAATAACAAGACATATTACTTTTTTTCTATTCACGAATTGATTAATTCTATATTTTAATAGGGTATTCAGAGGTATTAATAAATTTCAAAAAACCAATTTTCAACAATTTTTCAAACCAAAATTTACTATCTACACCCAATTTTACTTTTATAAATTATGGTTATTTACACTCTGAACTCAAGGCGGCAATCAAATTCTTTCAATCTTTTTTTATATTTAAAACAAGGTTCCAAATACTTTAATCAAAAATTAAATATTCCCCTCAAATATCTCATGATATGAGTTTAAGACTCGTTCATCATCAAAAAGTTTTGAACGCTCAATAGATTTCTTTCGATAGTGCTCCAAAAGGTGAGGGTTTTCTAAATATTGTTTCATTTTTTCTGCCAAGTCAGCGTCATCCTGTTCTGCCATCAATCCATACTCACCGCTATTGACCAGTCCCCGGCATCCTGAACAATTTGTCACAACGGTAGGTACACCCAAAATCATTGCTTCACAAAGAACCGTGGGTAATGCTTCAGAGATAGAGCTCATCACAAATACATCGCTTTTTTTTATTAAAGGGTACGGGTTGGGTAAAAACCCATGCAATATTACTGTATCTTCAAGCTTCAGACTTTTTATCAATCTGCGAATGTTCGTTTCCTCCTCTCCTGTTCCGGCCAGCTCAATTGTAAACCGGTAACCTTCATCTTTTAATATACCTGCTGCCCTTATCAACCGGTCAAACCCTTTTACCTCCATAAGACTTCCCACTGCTGAAAAGCGAAATGAGCCCTCTGTTTCTTCCCCATCATTAATTTTGGATTTACTTATGATAGATTCACGATCTACCATATTATAAATCACATCCATTTTCGGATACTTACCGAAAACCTCTATAAATTCTTCCATGGCATCTTCAGAAACGAAGTAAATCGCATCAAGCATAGAATAACGATTCTTCCTCAATTTTCGGTTATAGCTTTCCTTGCTATAGAACCGATCGTAGTTATCATGTGTTTTATATGAACTATGAATAAAAGCTACTCTCTTCTCTATG
This portion of the Rhodohalobacter barkolensis genome encodes:
- a CDS encoding glycosyltransferase; translated protein: MMAGKRNILILMPSLRAGGAERTLINLLHKIDSNRFNVDLFVVSKKGPYIKDIPDYVNTTFFFKNDFIARVFGFIHRQYSIDWFFKRKMQAIEKSYDVGISYLDANFTDLLFYSENIEKRVAFIHSSYKTHDNYDRFYSKESYNRKLRKNRYSMLDAIYFVSEDAMEEFIEVFGKYPKMDVIYNMVDRESIISKSKINDGEETEGSFRFSAVGSLMEVKGFDRLIRAAGILKDEGYRFTIELAGTGEEETNIRRLIKSLKLEDTVILHGFLPNPYPLIKKSDVFVMSSISEALPTVLCEAMILGVPTVVTNCSGCRGLVNSGEYGLMAEQDDADLAEKMKQYLENPHLLEHYRKKSIERSKLFDDERVLNSYHEIFEGNI
- a CDS encoding glycosyltransferase, which codes for MNRKKVICLVIPTLQSGGMERVMSELAGFFSAKHDTKVHLVLYGKERELFYEVPDGVQIHRPDWTFSDRWRTLHTLKTLMFLRQRVKSVDPDVVLSFGEYWNSFVIISLLGLKVPLFISDRCSPAKNLNTPHELLRKILYPGVSGIISQTSKAEVIYREKGYNKNIRTIGNPVREVDKKGKVPDKENIVLTVGRLISTKHHERLLTIFRNANPGNWKLVIVGGNANKEDGMTRLKKVIEDNGLQEQVILTGKISDVDTYFLKSKIFAFTSSSEGFPNVIGEAMSAGLPVISYNCIAGPSDMIENGVTGYLVDLFDDKTFKDNLEKLMNNESLRQQMGEAGEKKIQANSVSGIGQQIYRFITTTPEPS